One window of Campylobacter sp. RM12651 genomic DNA carries:
- a CDS encoding signal recognition particle receptor subunit alpha has protein sequence MFELISDSFKQAVNKLKTIDDEKALKNAMETLKKSLLKADVHFKVTKELLVNVENEVKAKGIGQKHFLDAIKNNLTNILTPENKISEFRFSPSGLTSVMMIGLQGGGKTTSTIKLANYLKLRKKKVLVAACDLQRLAAVEQLRQLCEANEIDLFSMDSKDPCEVAKNALNKAKDGLYDVLLVDTAGRLAIDEPLMNELARVKDIINPYESFYVADAMSGQEGVKTAETFNEKIGISGVILSKFDADTKGGVALGIAKLLNLPLKFVGIGEKVGDFESFVPERIVGRIMGEGDLATLMEKTSAVFDEKEAKILSKKIKKGEFNFNDFINQLESVKKLGNLGSLVGMIPGLGGIANKVKDIDLESSKEMIHIKAMISSMTPKERETPSLLNNARKARIAKGAGLSQMEVNRFLKQFENASKIAKKLSKGGMKGLGSMLNQGNFPK, from the coding sequence ATGTTTGAGTTGATTAGTGATTCTTTTAAGCAAGCGGTAAATAAATTAAAAACAATAGATGATGAAAAAGCGTTAAAAAACGCTATGGAAACTCTTAAAAAGTCTTTGTTAAAGGCTGATGTTCATTTTAAGGTAACGAAAGAATTATTAGTTAATGTAGAAAATGAAGTAAAAGCAAAAGGAATCGGTCAAAAGCATTTTTTAGATGCAATTAAAAATAACCTTACAAACATACTAACACCAGAAAATAAAATAAGCGAATTTAGATTTTCTCCAAGTGGTTTAACATCTGTAATGATGATAGGCTTACAAGGTGGTGGAAAGACAACTAGCACGATAAAATTAGCAAATTATTTAAAACTTAGAAAGAAAAAAGTTCTAGTAGCAGCGTGTGATTTACAAAGACTTGCTGCGGTAGAGCAATTAAGACAATTATGTGAAGCTAATGAAATTGATTTATTTTCAATGGATAGCAAAGACCCTTGCGAAGTAGCAAAAAATGCTCTTAATAAAGCTAAAGATGGCTTATATGATGTATTATTAGTGGATACTGCAGGTCGTTTAGCGATTGATGAGCCTTTAATGAACGAATTAGCTCGTGTAAAAGATATAATAAATCCTTATGAGAGTTTTTATGTAGCTGATGCTATGAGTGGTCAAGAAGGTGTAAAAACTGCAGAAACATTTAATGAAAAAATAGGCATTAGTGGTGTTATTTTAAGTAAATTTGATGCAGATACTAAAGGCGGGGTTGCTTTAGGTATAGCAAAATTATTAAATCTACCTTTAAAATTCGTAGGTATTGGTGAGAAGGTAGGAGATTTTGAGAGTTTTGTTCCAGAAAGAATTGTTGGTCGTATTATGGGAGAAGGCGATTTAGCAACTTTAATGGAAAAAACTTCAGCAGTTTTTGATGAAAAAGAAGCAAAAATCTTAAGCAAAAAAATCAAAAAAGGTGAATTTAATTTCAATGATTTTATAAACCAACTTGAAAGTGTAAAAAAATTAGGGAATTTAGGTTCATTAGTTGGAATGATACCAGGTCTTGGTGGCATTGCTAATAAAGTAAAAGATATAGATTTAGAAAGTTCTAAAGAAATGATACATATAAAGGCAATGATTAGCTCAATGACACCAAAAGAAAGAGAAACTCCAAGCCTATTAAACAATGCTAGAAAAGCAAGAATTGCAAAAGGTGCAGGTCTATCTCAAATGGAAGTTAATAGATTTTTAAAACAATTTGAAAATGCGTCAAAAATCGCTAAAAAACTTTCAAAAGGTGGTATGAAAGGGCTAGGTTCTATGCTAAATCAAGGAAATTTTCCAAAATAA
- a CDS encoding transporter substrate-binding domain-containing protein: MKQIFIATLLALGLFAQEIYKVGTGYDYPPFDYIENGEIVGFEIDLVRAVAKELGIQVEPVTMPFDGLIAALKVGKIDIISAGMSYTSQRAKNAEFTKSIFDSKNYYLKLKGNDKINSLDDLSNGAIIGAKIGTLQADEITNLKGVKPYLNEEYIVLINSTLNGKIDGFVMEEPVAKSYMKKYPNLEVFATSSIEGMSLAFKKGNTKLRDDFDKTIEKFKQDGTYLKLLEKYNLN; the protein is encoded by the coding sequence ATGAAACAAATTTTTATAGCTACATTGCTAGCTTTAGGGCTTTTCGCACAAGAGATTTATAAGGTTGGCACAGGATATGATTATCCACCATTTGATTATATAGAAAATGGTGAAATTGTAGGATTTGAGATTGATTTAGTAAGAGCAGTAGCAAAGGAGTTAGGTATTCAGGTTGAGCCTGTTACAATGCCATTTGATGGGCTTATTGCGGCTTTAAAAGTGGGTAAAATTGATATTATTTCAGCAGGTATGAGTTATACTTCACAAAGAGCTAAAAATGCTGAATTTACAAAAAGCATATTTGATAGCAAAAATTATTATTTGAAGTTAAAAGGAAATGATAAAATAAATTCTTTAGATGATTTATCAAATGGTGCAATAATTGGGGCAAAAATAGGCACTCTTCAAGCTGACGAAATAACTAATTTAAAAGGTGTTAAGCCGTATTTAAACGAAGAATATATAGTGCTTATTAATTCTACTTTAAATGGTAAAATTGATGGTTTTGTAATGGAAGAACCAGTCGCTAAAAGTTATATGAAAAAGTATCCAAATTTAGAAGTTTTTGCTACTTCTAGTATTGAAGGAATGAGCCTAGCTTTTAAAAAGGGTAATACAAAATTAAGAGATGATTTTGATAAAACTATTGAGAAATTTAAGCAAGATGGAACTTATTTAAAATTATTAGAAAAATATAATTTAAACTAA
- the rpsP gene encoding 30S ribosomal protein S16, whose translation MTVVRLTRMGRKKRPFYRIVVTDSRKRRDGGWIESIGYYNPMSEPETIKFDAERLAYWKSVGAKLSDRVARITK comes from the coding sequence ATGACAGTTGTAAGACTAACAAGAATGGGTAGAAAAAAGCGTCCTTTTTATCGTATCGTAGTAACAGATAGCAGAAAAAGAAGAGATGGCGGTTGGATTGAGAGTATAGGATATTACAATCCTATGAGCGAGCCTGAAACAATCAAATTTGATGCTGAAAGACTAGCTTACTGGAAAAGCGTAGGCGCTAAATTAAGCGATCGTGTAGCAAGAATTACAAAATAA
- the rimM gene encoding ribosome maturation factor RimM (Essential for efficient processing of 16S rRNA) produces MMNNLVYVAKIGKTHGLLGFLKFHNKSDFYEQFKPKAEFFDKNGKKFIIKSFDFSNSLVQFVGYEDINKAKELVNMELYSNIENTRKNIKLKKDEYFYFDIIGLKVYQDDEFLGSVVDILETGANDLLEIKTSDELVNLGLAKSFYIPFHNNFIISVSDIIKVNNSKSILENS; encoded by the coding sequence TTGATGAATAATCTAGTTTATGTTGCTAAAATTGGTAAAACTCACGGATTACTTGGTTTTTTAAAATTTCATAATAAAAGTGATTTTTACGAACAATTTAAACCTAAAGCTGAATTTTTTGATAAAAATGGTAAAAAATTCATAATTAAATCTTTTGATTTTTCAAATTCTTTAGTGCAATTTGTAGGATATGAAGATATAAATAAGGCTAAAGAACTTGTAAATATGGAGCTTTACTCTAATATTGAAAATACTAGAAAAAATATTAAGCTTAAAAAAGATGAATATTTTTATTTTGATATTATTGGGTTAAAAGTATATCAAGATGATGAGTTTTTAGGTAGCGTTGTTGATATTTTAGAAACAGGAGCTAATGATTTATTAGAGATAAAAACTAGCGATGAATTAGTAAATTTAGGCTTAGCTAAGAGTTTTTATATACCTTTTCACAATAATTTTATAATTTCAGTAAGTGATATTATCAAGGTAAATAATTCTAAAAGTATTTTAGAAAATTCGTA
- a CDS encoding KH domain-containing protein: MVKEFIFTYAKTIAANPERLEIFVEEKENNLIDIVIMATKIDAGRLIGKSGKIITAIKTIAVNHKNTQKLNYKITVKTFDE, from the coding sequence ATGGTAAAAGAATTTATTTTTACATATGCAAAAACAATAGCCGCAAATCCTGAGCGGCTAGAAATTTTTGTAGAAGAAAAAGAAAATAACCTAATAGATATTGTTATTATGGCTACTAAAATAGATGCCGGAAGACTTATTGGAAAATCAGGAAAAATCATAACCGCAATTAAAACAATAGCAGTTAATCACAAAAATACTCAAAAATTAAATTATAAAATCACGGTAAAAACTTTTGATGAATAA
- the argF gene encoding ornithine carbamoyltransferase: protein MKLTNKDFLTLKDFSKDEILALIKFAKELKEKKKQGITGNHLQGKNIALIFEKPSTRTRCAFVVACNDEKAYPEYLGANDIQLGKKESIQDTARVLSRMFDGIEFRGFNQSDLETLAKYSDVPVWNGLTNEFHPTQILADMLTIYEHFNKLEGLNFAYIGDGRNNMANSLMIGCAKLGLNYINISPKELHPDNELINLCKSFANNSSIKISDNIEDIKGADIIYTDVWCSMGEEEKAKDRINILKPYQVNDELLLKTGKNTIIMHCLPAVKGNEITENVFENNADIIFNQAENRMHTIKAVMIATICNIDI, encoded by the coding sequence ATGAAACTAACAAACAAAGATTTTCTAACTTTAAAAGATTTTAGTAAAGATGAAATCCTAGCACTTATTAAATTTGCAAAAGAGCTAAAAGAAAAGAAAAAGCAAGGTATAACAGGCAATCATTTGCAAGGAAAAAACATAGCTTTAATATTTGAAAAACCATCAACTAGAACAAGATGTGCATTTGTGGTAGCTTGTAACGATGAAAAAGCTTATCCTGAATATTTAGGTGCTAACGATATACAATTAGGCAAAAAAGAAAGCATACAAGATACCGCTAGGGTATTAAGTAGAATGTTTGATGGCATTGAGTTTCGCGGCTTTAATCAAAGTGATTTAGAAACCTTAGCAAAATATAGTGATGTTCCTGTTTGGAATGGTTTGACAAACGAATTTCATCCAACTCAAATTCTAGCCGATATGCTAACTATTTACGAGCATTTTAACAAACTAGAAGGGCTTAATTTTGCATATATTGGAGATGGTAGAAACAATATGGCAAATTCTCTTATGATAGGCTGTGCTAAATTAGGATTAAATTATATAAATATTAGCCCTAAAGAACTTCATCCTGATAATGAATTAATAAATCTTTGCAAAAGTTTTGCGAATAACTCAAGTATAAAAATCAGCGATAATATTGAAGATATTAAGGGTGCTGATATTATATATACTGATGTTTGGTGCTCTATGGGAGAAGAAGAAAAAGCAAAAGATAGAATAAATATTTTAAAACCTTATCAAGTAAATGATGAATTGCTTTTAAAAACTGGAAAAAATACAATAATAATGCACTGCTTACCTGCAGTAAAAGGTAATGAAATTACAGAAAATGTATTTGAAAATAATGCTGATATAATTTTTAATCAAGCAGAAAATAGAATGCACACTATAAAAGCTGTTATGATTGCTACTATTTGTAATATAGATATATAA